One stretch of Sulfolobales archaeon DNA includes these proteins:
- a CDS encoding nucleotidyltransferase domain-containing protein: MNPITIVGSAEVYLFGSYARCDWLIDSDIDLIVVSDGFKSLDLGERYSLVRRLLPSDRGFEILIYTGEEFEQARKRSIVIQDTSEY, encoded by the coding sequence ATCAACCCGATAACCATAGTAGGTTCTGCTGAGGTTTATTTATTTGGTAGCTATGCTAGGTGTGACTGGCTTATCGATAGCGATATAGACCTTATAGTGGTCTCGGACGGCTTTAAAAGTCTCGATCTTGGGGAGAGATATAGTCTTGTAAGAAGGCTTCTTCCATCTGATAGAGGTTTCGAGATACTTATATATACAGGTGAGGAGTTCGAGCAAGCTAGGAAGAGAAGCATTGTTATACAAGATACATCTGAATATTAG
- a CDS encoding type II toxin-antitoxin system VapC family toxin has translation MAYVDTNVIIAYGFEDDPNHDKATSLVERYRGAGEFYGSPLTLVELYSSLHRNIQRYRLPQTIMQLSDERIKVKSIVQLLLRSLDIKIFPEDCTVESVDNFKIHRIFNEAVQLVHRIRLRTLDLLHVVYAKLLAERGLVRYFITLDSDIIKRRREIHEVAGLNIVDS, from the coding sequence ATGGCTTACGTGGATACTAATGTCATTATAGCATATGGCTTCGAAGACGATCCTAATCACGATAAAGCTACAAGTCTCGTAGAGAGATATAGAGGTGCTGGAGAATTTTATGGCTCACCTCTTACATTAGTAGAGCTTTATTCTTCATTACATAGGAATATCCAGAGGTATAGATTACCGCAAACTATAATGCAATTAAGCGATGAGAGGATCAAGGTGAAATCTATAGTTCAACTTCTTCTCAGAAGCCTTGACATCAAAATATTTCCGGAGGATTGTACCGTAGAAAGTGTGGATAACTTTAAGATACATCGCATATTCAATGAAGCCGTGCAGCTAGTCCATAGAATAAGGCTAAGAACGCTAGACTTGCTCCATGTAGTATATGCAAAGCTATTAGCAGAGAGAGGTTTAGTACGCTACTTCATAACATTGGACTCTGATATAATTAAAAGAAGGAGGGAGATACATGAAGTTGCAGGGCTAAATATTGTAGATAGTTAG